Proteins from one Nicotiana tabacum cultivar K326 chromosome 23, ASM71507v2, whole genome shotgun sequence genomic window:
- the LOC142177405 gene encoding uncharacterized protein LOC142177405 has product MTNTFVSEEGTEATALMTTKTGYQVGNQQPTYQAGYQQTGYQQRGIIRAFLVECNREWIVDTGATNHMVSDLGLMSDYTEVSNADIKQDLYNGKNQFNKVVKIIRSDNGGEFLNSECKKMFESFGIIHQRTCVYTPQQNRVAEKKHKHILETSRAIRFQRGIPLRFWGHYVLTAVYLINRMASQVLGKKSPYEVFHLQKPKLDHMRTMCCLCYAKKMNSHDKFEPRAIVVVMMGYSECSKGYILYDITNHSFFVNRDVVFKETIFPFKHQNSKQLQFFAAEKNLVFPLTTPAAVHLEDDSPVNLDQATETAGLPTTEDNFDEHEATVEIPVFRDTFSTDNNSSVDLDLPQEEHVLAEVQSSHDEQLRRSDRPKINPAWRTDYIVNPMKPKSEIPHAMSSYIDYSTLKPQYRQSLALFISAHEPSSFK; this is encoded by the exons ATGACCAACACGTTTGTTTCTGAAGAAGGAACAGAAGCAACTGCCTTAATGACCACAAAAACTGGATATCAAGTAGGGAATCAACAACCTACGTATCAGGCAGGGTACCAACAAACTGGATATCAGCAGAGAG GTATTATTAGAGCTTTTCTTGTAGAATGCAACAGAGAATGGATTGTAGACACCGGAGCAACGAACCATATGGTTTCTGATCTAGGGCTAATGAGTGATTATACAGAAGTTAGTAATGCTGACATAAAGCAG GACCTTTACAATGGAAAG AATCAGTTTAATAAAGTAGTCAAAATTATTAGATCAGATAATGGAGGTGAATTCCTAAATTCTGAATGCAAGAAAATGTTTGAAAGTTTTGGAATAATTCATCAGAGAACTTGTGTGTATACACCCCAACAGAATAGGGTTGCAGAAAAAAAGCACAAGCATATATTGGAGACATCTAGAGCTATTAGATTTCAAAGAGGAATTCCTTTAAGATTTTGGGGACATTATGTATTGACAGCAGTATACTTGATCAATAGAATGGCCTCCCAAGTGCTGGGTAAGAAGAGTCCCTATGAAGTGTTTCATCTCCAGAAGCCAAAGCTAGATCATATGAGAACAATGTGTTGTTTATGCTATGCAAAGAAGATGAATTCCCATGATAAATTTGAGCCAAGAGCAATAGTTGTTGTGATGATGGGATACTCAGAATGTAGCAAAGGCTACATATTATATGATATAACTAATCACTCTTTCTTTGTTAACAGGGATGTAGTGTTTAAggaaactatttttccttttaaacACCAAAACTCAAAGCAGTTACAATTTTTTGCAGCAGAAAAGAATCTTGTTTTCCCCTTAACCACACCTGCAGCTGTACACCTGGAAGATGATTCTCCTGTCAATCTAGATCAAGCTACTGAGACGGCAGGGTTGCCTACAACAGAAGATAACTTTGATGAGCATGAGGCAACAGTTGAAATCCCAGTGTTTCGTGACACCTTTTCCACTGATAACAACTCCTCAGTTGATCTAGATTTACCACAAGAAGAGCATGTACTAGCTGAAGTTCAGTCATCTCATGATGAACAGTTGAGGAGGTCAGATAGACCCAAAATAAATCCTGCTTGGAGGACAGATTATATTGTTAATCCTATGAAGCCTAAGTCAGAGATTCCACATGCCATGAGTAGCTATATTGATTATAGTACTCTGAAGCCCCAATATCGCCAATCCTTGGCACTCTTTATATCTGCTCATGAACCAAGTTCTTTTAAATAG